In Hyalangium gracile, the genomic stretch CGTCCCCACGCCCGAGCCCACCACCCAGGCTCCGGAGCTGCTGCGGCGGCTGCTCGCCGCGGGAGTCGACGTCTACGAGTGCCGGGCCGTCACGCCCAGCCTCGAGCAGCTCTTCCTGGACGTCGTGGGAGCACGCGAGCTCGGAGGGCCCCATGCTCGCACGTGAGGTGAGGCTGCTGCTGCGCAAGGAGCTGCGCCAACTGCTGCGCAACCCCGGGGCGATGCTGACGGCGCTCGTGCTCCCGGTGCTGCTGATGCTCGTCATCCCGCTGGCGCAGATCCTCGCGGCCCACCCGGACCGGATGAAGGAGCTGAACATCCCTCCCGAGGTCTCGCTCCCACCGGGCCTGCTGGCCACGGGGAAGGACCCGGTGGCCATCATGCGCCTGCTGCTCACGCCGCTGCTGGCGATGGGGGGACTGCTCACCCCGGCGCTGACGGCGAGCTACACGCTGCTGTCCGAGCGGGAGTCCCGCACGCTGGAGCTGCTCGTGGCGCTGCCGGTGCGGGTGACGCACATCCTCCAGGCCAAGCTCCTGGCCATCCTGGCCCTCGCCGCGCCGGTGTGCCTGGGGCTGGTGGCCGTGGACGCCGGACTGCTGCTGGCGCGAGGGCTGGGCTCGCCAGGCTACGTGCTGGCGCTGCTGGTGATGGTGGTGGGCGCGCTGGCCTTCTCCTCGAGCACCGCCCTGCTGGTCAGCCTGCTGGCGCGAGACATCCGCACCGCGAGCAACCTCAACGGGGTGGTGCTCGCCCCCTTCATCGTGGGGAGCTTCGCGGCGGTAGTGCTGGTGCCCGGAGAGGCGCTCTCGGCCGCCGTGCTCGCGGGAGCGTTCCTCGCGGGCACGGCGGTGGTGGTGCTGCTGGCGCTGCGAGTCTTCACCTTCGAGCGGCTGCTGCGCTGAGCCGCGCCGCTCAGTGCCCGGGGCCGACGGGCATGTAGAAGGCGAAGCGCGTCACGTCCCGGTAGCCCATGCGCAGGTAGACGGGGTGCCCCGCCTCCGTGGCGTGCAGCACCGTGCGCTCCAGGCCCCACACGCGGCGAGCATCCGCGAGGCCCTGGCGCATGACGGCCTCGGCGTAGCCGCGCCTGCGCTGGTCCGCGAGCGTGGCCACATACCCCACGTAGGCGACATCCTGGACGCGGACGACGGCCGCCACCGACACGGCCTTCCCATCCACATAGCCCACGTAGCCCCGGCTGTTTCCCTGGAAGAGGGCGGGCACCACGACGGACTGGCGCGCCACCTCCAGCGGCGAGGCGTAGGCCACCGCGTTGATGTCCGCGATGTGGCCCAAGGCCTCGGTGTCGGTGGCGTGGCGCACCTCGATGGAGGGCAGCTCCCGGGTGGGCGTCTTGAGGTGCTCGGCCACCATGCCCGTGGTGCTCATGAGCTGCTTGAGGCCCTGCGCCTCGAGCAGCGCGGCCGCCTTCGGACGCAGGCCGGGCGACAGCCAGTCCTCGCACACGACGTACATCCACCCGTTCTTCCGGGGCGCGAAGTACCGGATGGCGGCGGCCGCGGAGCGCTCCAGCGCGACCTCGGTCTCGACGGGGTTGGGGAGGAACGCCGCGTTCATGATGCCCCAGGGCACATTCGCGGAGGCGATGTACACCTCGGGTGTTTCGACCACCTCTCCGTGCGGGCTGTGAACTGCGAAGTGGCGCCAGGCGCCATGAAACTGGGTGTTGGACTCTTGGATGTCGGCGGTAAGCAGGAGGACGCCTCCAGGAGAGGGGGGGGACAGGCCCCATTCTACCCCGCTCGGGCATGCGAGACATCCTGGAGGGTCGTGCGCCTGCTCACTGACGGTTCAGGTACGCGGAATGACAGGCGACACATGTCTCAACGAGACGCCCGTAACTCTCGGCGAGCGCCTTGTCGTCCTTCTTCTCGGCGGCGATCGACAAGGTCTGGGCGCGGGTGCGGGCCTCGTCCTGGAGCACGAAGAACCGCTCGGGCAGCAGGGCATTGAGGTCATCCTCGCCGCCGACGATGGGCCGCACGAGCCGCGGCTCCGACGCGATGCGCTGCGCGGCGGCCTTGGCCATGTCGTATTGCAGCAACGTCACACTAAACATGAGATCCCGGGCATCCTGCCCGTGGCGCTCCATCTTCTTGCGCAGGATGGGGCGTGCCGCCTCGGGGATGTAATCCGGCGTGGCCAGGCCGGGCATCTTGCCGTTGGCGGTCTTGTCCTTGGACGCCTGGCCGCTCTTCGGCTTGGCGGGCTCGGCGGCCGAGGCGTGGAGGAGGAAGCCCGCGGACAGGAACCCCGCGAGAACGACGGGAAGGCTGGCTCGAGACAGTTTCATCGGGTGACCTCTCTGCGCTGAGTCTAAGCACGAGGATTCAAGCGGGTCTGCTGGCCGCCGGGGTAGTCCGGATTTCTTGTCAGTCCTCCTCTGTACGCTTCGCGCGTTGCTGAAGGAAGGAGACCATGGCCCCACTTCCGGACGTGCTCCCACTCGCCGACGTCCCCACCTTCGTGGAGTACCTCCTGCGCGAGTTCGGTGAGCCCTCCTCCCTGCGAGACACCCCGGTGCGCTCCTCCCCCGAGCGCTCCTCCACGGTGCCTCCCATGGAGTGGGATGTCTCCATCTGGACGCCGCGGGGATGGGAGGTGCGCCTGGCGCGGCCCCTCGCGCCCGGCACGGATCCGCGCCTGCAGGTGAAGGCCCCCGAGGGCTGGTCCCTGCGCTGCACGGGGACGAAGCTCGGGCTCACCTCCTTCCGCATCGATGCGGACAGCGACACGTGGAGCCGCATCGAGGAGATCATCCAGAAGTTCTGGGCCCCGGAGCTGGAGTGGTGCTGTCCTCCCACCGTGCCGAAGAAGTGGCGCAAGTTCCCCAGCCGCAAGCCCACGGTCAGCATCGTCCGCCACGCCGATGTCATCCCCGGCGCGGAGGTGCTGCTGACGGGGCTCTCGCCCCAGCAGTTCTCCTTCGCGCTGAGCATCTCGGGTGAGGGCCGTCCGCTGCCCGTCACCTTCCTGGGCCCCATCGGCCTGCGCGCCTCGGGCGCCTCCGAGCGGTGGCTCTGCGAGCTGCGGCCAGGGGCTCCCCTGCCCCGGCTGGCGGATGTGTACCCGGGCGCCGTCGACAAGCCCTACGAGCCTCTGCCGGACGCGCCGAAGCGGGACAGGCTGCTGGAGGAGGGGGATGTGCACGGCCTGCTCGTCACGCGCCGGGGTGGGCCTGGCCGGGAGCTCTATGAAGTCCACCGCTCGCAGGCGGAGCTCGTGAGGGAGTGCCGCTTCGAGTCAGGCTCCGCCGAGCAGGTGGCGGCGCTCCTGCCGGAAGACCCGACGGT encodes the following:
- a CDS encoding GNAT family N-acetyltransferase, with the protein product MVETPEVYIASANVPWGIMNAAFLPNPVETEVALERSAAAAIRYFAPRKNGWMYVVCEDWLSPGLRPKAAALLEAQGLKQLMSTTGMVAEHLKTPTRELPSIEVRHATDTEALGHIADINAVAYASPLEVARQSVVVPALFQGNSRGYVGYVDGKAVSVAAVVRVQDVAYVGYVATLADQRRRGYAEAVMRQGLADARRVWGLERTVLHATEAGHPVYLRMGYRDVTRFAFYMPVGPGH
- a CDS encoding ABC transporter permease, coding for MLAREVRLLLRKELRQLLRNPGAMLTALVLPVLLMLVIPLAQILAAHPDRMKELNIPPEVSLPPGLLATGKDPVAIMRLLLTPLLAMGGLLTPALTASYTLLSERESRTLELLVALPVRVTHILQAKLLAILALAAPVCLGLVAVDAGLLLARGLGSPGYVLALLVMVVGALAFSSSTALLVSLLARDIRTASNLNGVVLAPFIVGSFAAVVLVPGEALSAAVLAGAFLAGTAVVVLLALRVFTFERLLR
- a CDS encoding cytochrome c — encoded protein: MKLSRASLPVVLAGFLSAGFLLHASAAEPAKPKSGQASKDKTANGKMPGLATPDYIPEAARPILRKKMERHGQDARDLMFSVTLLQYDMAKAAAQRIASEPRLVRPIVGGEDDLNALLPERFFVLQDEARTRAQTLSIAAEKKDDKALAESYGRLVETCVACHSAYLNRQ